DNA sequence from the Rhizobium lusitanum genome:
TGTTTGCGACGTTGATCGCTCTATGGGTCTTCGCGGCCTGCGGCATCGCACTGAAATGTTTCTTTCCCGGCCGTTACGATCGACTGGCGATCCTTCTTTACCTCGCCATGGGCTGGAGCGGCGTGCTGGTCGCCAAATCGGTGTCCATGCACATACCATCGGCGTCGATGATGCTGATCGTGATCGGCGGCGTCATTTATTCGCTGGGCGTGATCTTCCATGTCTGGGAAAAGCTGCGCTTCCAGAACGCTATCTGGCACGGCTTCGTCATCTCCGCCGCCGCCGTGCATTATTCGGCGGTGTTCACCTGCTTCAGCCTGTCACCGGGAAGCTTTTGACGACCTGCGTCGTCGGCGCACATTTCTTCGTGGGGTGCAGGCTGCGCACCAGCCGCATGACCACGGCGTCATAGCGCTGCATGGCCGCCTTCGGATAATCCATCTGGAAGAAGGCAGCGGCGCCATTGCAGAGGGCGACGCCGCGCACATAGATGATGTGGCCCTGTTTTGTGCCTGAGAAGCTGATGCCGCGCGAGGTCGATTTCGAATAGGAGATCTGCCAGCCTTCATCCTTGGCGCGCGCGACACGGATATTCGCTTCCGAGGAGAAATCGCCGTTGAGAGCATTAGCCCCGAAAATCAGCAGCCGCGCCGATTGATCGGCTGGCGTCATGGTCAATCCGTTGCC
Encoded proteins:
- the trhA gene encoding PAQR family membrane homeostasis protein TrhA; this encodes MSELKGIRWAYDRYEVIADSIVNGVGVVFALIGATALIFYATVWSSNGEIAAAWIYGVGLVLTLAMSFTYNLWPVSKTKWFLRRFDHSAIFVLIAATYTPFLERGSADPLLFATLIALWVFAACGIALKCFFPGRYDRLAILLYLAMGWSGVLVAKSVSMHIPSASMMLIVIGGVIYSLGVIFHVWEKLRFQNAIWHGFVISAAAVHYSAVFTCFSLSPGSF